From a region of the Pontixanthobacter gangjinensis genome:
- a CDS encoding DUF938 domain-containing protein produces MKRHAPATARNSRPIANVLQQELPEKGLILEVASGTGEHVVFFARLFPALNWQPSDHDLGALSSITEYVSDAMVSNIHRPIALDAASPDWPMAQCDAVLCINMVHISPWDATIGLFRGAASILPDSSPLIIYGPFIEENVETADSNVAFHRSLVARNGEWGLRNLPKVDALAEQHGFTRIKKCPMPANNLMLIYRKKS; encoded by the coding sequence ATGAAACGCCACGCCCCGGCCACAGCCCGAAATAGCCGCCCGATCGCCAATGTTTTGCAGCAAGAATTACCCGAGAAGGGGCTAATTCTGGAAGTGGCAAGCGGAACCGGTGAACACGTGGTATTCTTTGCCCGTCTATTTCCCGCTTTAAATTGGCAGCCTAGTGACCACGATCTAGGCGCGCTTTCTTCAATCACTGAATACGTAAGTGATGCGATGGTCAGTAACATCCATCGACCAATTGCTTTGGATGCCGCGTCACCTGATTGGCCGATGGCGCAATGCGATGCGGTCTTGTGCATCAACATGGTTCATATCAGCCCGTGGGACGCTACAATCGGCCTGTTCCGAGGAGCGGCTTCAATCCTGCCTGATAGCAGCCCGTTGATTATCTACGGACCCTTCATTGAAGAAAACGTTGAGACCGCAGATTCAAACGTCGCCTTTCATCGCAGTCTCGTTGCACGAAACGGTGAATGGGGGCTGCGAAATTTACCAAAGGTCGATGCTTTGGCTGAGCAACACGGATTTACCCGCATCAAGAAATGTCCAATGCCAGCCAATAATTTGATGCTTATCTACCGCAAGAAGAGTTAG
- a CDS encoding glycosyltransferase: MADVSIIIPSHNGSDTLPQVFEALDVLSPSEHSVEYILVNNASADKTSVLMDQFLEGHEGVYLSESRKGKSFALNLALSRASGELLVFLDDDIIPDPHWLSGFISAAATHEEIDLFAGSLRPAWPKCPANWQANLAARGRSFGCTEEGRPNGDCPPELVKGGNFAIRQSSLGKVQFDEQSTNFGSSAAVGGGEDTLFASEIVQAGGKIQFTANASAKHIIHHDEMTIRSISNRYRRIGTGVAARAHTPVMWLALPFSFSAFAALAAFGWLLGRRSFAALQMTRAASRLGRLDYAISKLRG, translated from the coding sequence ATGGCAGATGTTTCGATCATCATTCCAAGCCATAATGGCAGCGATACCCTACCGCAGGTTTTCGAAGCCCTAGACGTTTTGAGTCCGTCGGAGCACTCTGTGGAATATATCCTGGTGAACAATGCCAGCGCCGACAAGACCAGCGTGTTGATGGATCAATTTCTAGAAGGCCACGAAGGCGTCTATTTAAGCGAATCCCGCAAGGGCAAATCATTTGCCTTAAATCTCGCCCTGAGCCGCGCTTCTGGCGAACTTCTCGTATTTCTCGACGATGATATAATTCCGGATCCACACTGGCTTAGTGGATTTATCAGCGCAGCTGCCACACACGAGGAGATTGACCTGTTTGCAGGCTCTTTGCGTCCAGCATGGCCCAAGTGCCCTGCAAATTGGCAAGCAAATCTCGCCGCACGCGGGCGGTCATTCGGGTGCACTGAGGAGGGACGACCCAACGGCGATTGTCCGCCAGAGTTGGTCAAGGGTGGCAACTTCGCCATCCGGCAATCGTCGCTAGGCAAAGTACAGTTCGACGAACAGAGCACGAATTTCGGCTCATCTGCCGCGGTAGGCGGAGGAGAAGACACTCTATTTGCGAGCGAGATAGTGCAAGCTGGCGGCAAAATTCAGTTCACTGCAAATGCTTCTGCCAAGCACATCATCCATCACGATGAAATGACAATCCGTTCAATTTCTAATCGTTACCGGCGCATTGGAACGGGCGTCGCCGCGAGGGCGCACACGCCGGTTATGTGGCTGGCTTTGCCGTTTTCATTTTCCGCCTTTGCTGCGCTGGCCGCATTTGGCTGGCTGCTGGGACGCCGAAGCTTTGCTGCCCTCCAAATGACACGCGCCGCATCCCGGCTGGGCAGGTTAGACTACGCGATTAGCAAACTACGCGGTTGA
- a CDS encoding entericidin A/B family lipoprotein: MIRKLLLAIGITSMTMTASACNTVKGLGRDIESVGEAGDDLTNLEAPEKVERKV, from the coding sequence ATGATTCGTAAACTGCTTCTTGCAATCGGCATCACCTCGATGACCATGACCGCGTCCGCATGTAACACCGTGAAAGGTCTCGGCCGAGACATTGAGTCGGTCGGTGAGGCTGGGGATGACCTTACGAATCTGGAAGCGCCCGAGAAGGTAGAGAGAAAAGTCTAA
- a CDS encoding NAD(P)H-binding protein gives MSKPVRIAIIGATGLVGRSIIGQAVGREDVRLLAIARRELKLPAGAAMEMVVADPDRWGDVIRRVKPQVLINTLGTTMKKAGSEDAFRAVDQHLVLQAAQAAIDCGVTRLISVSSIGADAYSKNFYLKVKGEVERDLMKLGFSRVDIFRPGLLRGAREDDPRVAERAGMMISPIADLLMHGKYRKYRSIAAENVARAGLALSMRKASGKFIHEHDAIMRAAHSLPQLGKAD, from the coding sequence ATGTCTAAACCGGTCCGCATCGCAATTATCGGAGCAACCGGGCTGGTTGGACGATCAATTATCGGGCAAGCCGTTGGGCGCGAGGATGTCCGCCTGCTGGCGATTGCCAGGCGTGAACTAAAGCTGCCTGCAGGTGCGGCGATGGAAATGGTTGTCGCTGACCCAGACCGCTGGGGCGATGTCATTCGCCGGGTCAAGCCGCAGGTTCTGATTAACACGTTGGGCACCACAATGAAGAAGGCTGGCAGCGAAGATGCGTTTCGCGCAGTTGACCAACACCTCGTATTGCAGGCGGCGCAGGCAGCAATTGATTGTGGCGTGACGCGGCTGATTTCAGTCAGTTCAATCGGAGCAGACGCTTATTCGAAGAATTTTTACCTCAAGGTAAAGGGCGAAGTCGAGCGCGACCTGATGAAGTTGGGCTTTAGCCGTGTCGATATCTTCCGGCCCGGCCTGCTGCGCGGAGCGAGGGAGGATGACCCGCGTGTTGCCGAGCGTGCCGGGATGATGATCAGTCCAATTGCCGATCTTCTGATGCACGGCAAGTACCGCAAATATCGTTCCATAGCTGCGGAGAATGTTGCACGAGCGGGCTTAGCCTTGTCCATGCGAAAAGCGTCTGGCAAATTCATCCATGAGCATGATGCAATAATGCGTGCGGCCCATAGCCTGCCCCAATTGGGCAAAGCCGATTAA
- a CDS encoding glycosyltransferase family 2 protein, with translation MSGQSMHFAPNPPSVSVIIPAYGPSPHLEAVLEALTHGSDQAEEVFVSHSGDCDPTNRLKALFPSVTILHTAQRLFAGAARNRAAKLATSEVLAFCDNDTVPCPDWVEQIRQYFAEHRTILVGSVDVARDGGYWGMSTWLCEFSEQTPWQTKREQNGGASCNMAVCSKDLAKVGYFPEGFRAGQDTMVLNSLRSSGLIQMFEPAIRVGHFNIPGFAQFRTHLFNQGRHFSKVRKSVPMAGHQAVRFWPLAPALGIAKGALVLRRLASRKKPMDFVYRLPGIILGIAIWTAGCTYAAATGRFTGKY, from the coding sequence ATGTCAGGACAATCGATGCATTTCGCGCCAAACCCTCCCAGCGTTTCGGTCATCATTCCGGCTTACGGCCCCAGCCCACATCTGGAAGCTGTACTGGAGGCGTTGACCCATGGTTCCGATCAGGCCGAGGAAGTGTTTGTCAGCCATAGCGGTGATTGCGATCCAACCAATCGCCTTAAGGCCTTATTCCCCTCAGTAACTATCCTGCACACGGCACAAAGATTGTTCGCGGGCGCTGCGCGAAACCGCGCTGCTAAACTCGCGACGAGCGAAGTCCTGGCATTTTGCGATAATGATACGGTCCCCTGCCCCGATTGGGTCGAGCAAATCCGGCAGTATTTTGCTGAACACCGGACAATACTCGTCGGCTCAGTCGATGTCGCGCGCGATGGCGGATATTGGGGAATGTCGACTTGGTTGTGCGAATTCAGCGAGCAGACTCCTTGGCAAACCAAGCGCGAACAAAATGGCGGAGCGTCCTGCAACATGGCAGTATGCAGTAAGGATCTGGCCAAAGTCGGCTATTTCCCTGAGGGATTTCGAGCGGGGCAGGACACTATGGTTCTGAACAGCTTGCGCAGCTCTGGCCTTATCCAAATGTTTGAACCGGCAATCCGGGTTGGCCACTTTAACATCCCCGGCTTTGCTCAATTTCGCACGCATCTGTTTAATCAAGGTCGGCATTTTTCAAAAGTTCGCAAGTCAGTGCCAATGGCGGGGCATCAGGCGGTTCGTTTCTGGCCGCTGGCGCCCGCACTTGGAATCGCAAAAGGGGCTCTAGTTCTGCGCCGCCTTGCTTCGCGAAAAAAACCGATGGACTTTGTCTACCGGCTGCCAGGGATCATCCTAGGCATTGCAATATGGACTGCCGGGTGCACCTATGCCGCAGCTACTGGCCGCTTTACGGGGAAATATTAG
- a CDS encoding ABA4-like family protein has translation MWEAVFSTVNLLALAAWFILILLPRKPLAMSVVLYLGVGLLCLVYAAGLISILTGIADPIGPEGASTSFSTIEGVRALFASDGGVAVGWTHYLAFDLFVGLWIAKDADAKGFSRIIQAPILLATFMAGPVGLLVWLILRERSARKFGRKQA, from the coding sequence ATGTGGGAAGCTGTTTTTAGTACGGTCAATTTACTCGCTCTGGCAGCTTGGTTCATCTTGATCCTTTTGCCTAGAAAGCCGCTGGCTATGTCGGTGGTGCTCTATCTCGGGGTCGGTCTTTTGTGTCTGGTCTATGCTGCCGGATTAATCTCGATTCTAACCGGTATCGCCGATCCCATAGGGCCAGAAGGCGCAAGCACCAGCTTTAGCACAATAGAGGGCGTGCGCGCTTTGTTTGCGTCCGATGGCGGCGTTGCCGTGGGCTGGACGCATTACCTCGCATTCGATCTTTTCGTCGGATTGTGGATTGCCAAAGACGCCGATGCAAAGGGCTTCAGCCGAATAATTCAGGCCCCGATTTTGCTTGCAACATTCATGGCTGGGCCAGTTGGCTTGCTGGTCTGGCTTATACTTCGCGAACGAAGCGCCCGAAAATTTGGACGTAAGCAAGCCTAG
- a CDS encoding CpaF family protein, with product MSAFGRKNGPSGMNSGSRPSFGVARPMKGGEAAAKKAEVPPPGGEQFPPLPGEETTAESSGALANKSDAMTRLADRSNAVMETQSETGGFEQSVHKIKEQVLPRLLERVDPEAAATLSKEELSEEFRPIIMEVLAELKITLNRREQFALEKVLIDELLGFGPLEELLNDPDISDIMVNGPDQTYIEKGGKLVMAPIRFRDEQHLFQIAQRIVNQVGRRVDQTTPLADARLKDGSRVNVIVPPLSLKGTAISIRKFSEKPITIDMLKEFGSMDQKMATALKIAGACRMNIVISGGTGSGKTTMLNALSKMIDPGERVLTIEDAAELRLQQPHWLPLETRPPNLEGQGAITIGDLVKNALRMRPDRIILGEIRGAECFDLLAAMNTGHDGSMCTLHANSARECLGRMENMILMGDIKIPKEAISRQIAESVDLIVQVKRLRDGSRRTTGITEVIGMEGDVIVTQELFKFEYLDEDDDGKIIGEFRASGLRPYTLEKSRQFGFDQAYLEACL from the coding sequence ATGAGCGCTTTCGGACGTAAGAATGGACCTTCCGGGATGAATTCCGGATCGCGTCCCTCGTTCGGTGTCGCACGCCCAATGAAGGGTGGCGAAGCTGCGGCCAAAAAAGCGGAAGTCCCGCCACCCGGTGGCGAACAATTCCCACCATTGCCAGGTGAAGAGACTACTGCTGAATCCAGCGGTGCCTTGGCCAACAAATCAGACGCAATGACTCGTCTCGCCGATCGCTCGAACGCGGTAATGGAAACCCAGTCCGAGACTGGCGGTTTTGAACAGAGTGTCCATAAAATCAAGGAACAGGTTCTCCCGCGTTTGCTCGAACGGGTTGATCCTGAAGCTGCGGCGACGCTGAGCAAGGAAGAGCTGTCCGAAGAATTCCGCCCGATCATCATGGAAGTGCTGGCCGAGCTCAAAATCACCCTGAACCGGCGCGAGCAATTTGCGCTGGAAAAAGTGCTGATTGATGAATTGCTCGGTTTTGGCCCACTCGAAGAATTGCTGAATGACCCCGATATCTCGGACATCATGGTCAACGGACCCGACCAAACATACATTGAAAAAGGCGGCAAGCTCGTCATGGCGCCAATCCGGTTCCGTGATGAACAACACCTGTTCCAGATTGCCCAACGGATTGTGAACCAAGTTGGCCGCCGCGTCGACCAAACCACTCCGCTTGCCGATGCCCGTTTGAAAGACGGCAGCCGTGTGAACGTCATCGTTCCGCCACTGTCGCTCAAAGGCACTGCAATCTCGATCCGTAAATTCTCCGAGAAGCCGATCACAATCGACATGCTCAAAGAATTTGGCTCGATGGACCAGAAGATGGCAACCGCGCTGAAAATTGCCGGTGCATGCCGGATGAACATCGTTATCTCGGGCGGTACCGGCTCGGGTAAAACGACGATGCTCAATGCCCTGTCGAAAATGATCGATCCAGGCGAACGCGTGCTGACAATTGAGGATGCGGCCGAGCTTCGTTTACAACAACCGCACTGGTTGCCGCTCGAAACACGTCCTCCGAACCTTGAAGGACAAGGCGCGATTACAATTGGCGACCTTGTTAAGAACGCCCTGCGTATGCGTCCCGACCGGATTATTCTGGGCGAGATTCGCGGTGCGGAATGTTTTGACCTCCTTGCAGCGATGAACACGGGCCACGACGGTTCGATGTGTACGCTTCACGCCAACTCGGCTCGCGAATGCCTTGGCCGTATGGAAAACATGATTTTGATGGGTGACATCAAGATCCCGAAAGAAGCCATCTCGCGCCAAATCGCCGAGTCTGTCGATTTGATCGTACAGGTCAAACGTCTGCGCGACGGTTCACGCCGGACAACGGGCATCACCGAAGTCATCGGGATGGAAGGCGACGTGATTGTCACGCAGGAATTGTTCAAGTTCGAATATCTGGACGAGGATGACGACGGCAAGATCATCGGTGAATTTCGTGCATCCGGCCTACGCCCATACACGCTTGAAAAATCACGCCAATTCGGCTTTGATCAAGCGTATTTGGAAGCCTGCCTCTGA
- a CDS encoding deoxyguanosinetriphosphate triphosphohydrolase — translation MTCAPFAADPAASRGREFPESGGGTRGPRSEFQRDRDRIIHSIAFRRLRSKTQVFIAPDGDHYRTRLTHSLEVAQIGRVIARALGLDEDLTEALCLAHDIGHPPFGHAGEKALSQAMERHGGFDHNAQSLRTLMRIESPYPNHDGLNLSWELLEGLAKHNGPVEAPGWALAGLNAEFSFELRNYASLEAQVAAIADDIAYDNHDIDDGLRAGFLDPEELMTLDFVADQWRVVEKRFPSAPKERQLRELVRGQIGLMVNDVLEHTTANLIGVETVTDVRTAGRMLASFSPAMAVSERRLKNFMYEKLYYHPEQLATAEKARDVVARLYAAYEQDDRYLEEGWRDTLPENEPERSRHIADYIAGMTDRFAIDQCKIIYGSAPEGLSNV, via the coding sequence ATGACCTGCGCCCCTTTTGCTGCTGACCCCGCCGCCTCACGCGGCCGAGAATTCCCCGAAAGTGGCGGAGGCACTCGCGGTCCGAGGAGCGAGTTCCAGCGTGACCGGGACCGTATTATCCATTCCATCGCGTTCCGCCGGCTGCGAAGCAAGACGCAAGTGTTCATCGCGCCCGACGGCGATCACTACCGAACGCGGCTGACCCACAGCCTGGAAGTGGCACAGATCGGTCGCGTGATCGCCCGTGCTCTAGGCCTTGATGAAGATTTAACCGAAGCATTGTGCCTCGCCCACGATATCGGCCACCCACCTTTCGGCCATGCTGGGGAGAAAGCGCTTTCGCAGGCTATGGAGCGGCACGGAGGTTTCGATCACAATGCGCAATCACTGCGCACTCTGATGCGGATTGAAAGCCCGTATCCCAATCATGACGGGCTCAATCTAAGTTGGGAATTGCTGGAGGGTCTGGCTAAGCACAATGGTCCGGTCGAAGCCCCCGGTTGGGCGCTGGCCGGGCTTAATGCGGAATTCTCTTTCGAATTGAGAAATTATGCGTCGTTGGAAGCGCAAGTGGCGGCGATTGCCGACGATATTGCTTACGATAATCACGATATCGATGATGGATTGCGAGCTGGTTTTCTTGACCCAGAAGAGCTGATGACGCTCGATTTCGTCGCTGACCAATGGCGCGTGGTCGAGAAACGCTTCCCATCTGCCCCCAAAGAGCGTCAACTGCGGGAGTTGGTGCGGGGGCAAATCGGACTGATGGTCAATGACGTGCTCGAACATACCACTGCTAATCTCATCGGAGTTGAAACGGTTACCGATGTGCGCACGGCTGGCCGGATGCTAGCCAGCTTTTCGCCTGCTATGGCCGTATCAGAACGGCGATTGAAGAATTTCATGTATGAGAAGCTCTATTACCACCCTGAACAGCTCGCCACCGCAGAAAAGGCCCGCGATGTGGTGGCGCGTCTTTACGCCGCCTATGAGCAGGACGACCGCTATCTGGAGGAGGGCTGGCGCGATACGCTGCCTGAAAATGAACCGGAGCGCAGCCGTCATATCGCTGATTATATCGCTGGCATGACAGATCGTTTTGCGATTGACCAATGCAAAATCATCTATGGCTCGGCACCCGAGGGTTTGAGTAATGTCTAA
- a CDS encoding DMT family transporter, producing the protein MKDNDQGQRPILALLIRLAAAFTLSVMLVLVKLANESGVGLVEILFWRQLPTVPILLAWFAFRNNLHRLNSKRLGKHFQRAILGLGGMFLNFGAVTLLPLAEATTFNFTSAIWAVILSAILLREKVGIWRWSAVMMGFAGVVVIAQPGNSHIPLFGAMVALGAAFMIALISIQIRDLTRTEDSLIIVFYFALFSLPFLAVGLPFSDGAETAHQWKLLAALAASGLLGQFLLTAALRFGAVSSVIVMDYSSLIWATLFGWLFFERLPPAITWVGAPLIVAAGLTIAWREHILSKQKAVAAIDG; encoded by the coding sequence GTGAAAGACAATGACCAAGGGCAACGCCCGATCCTTGCCCTGCTAATCCGTCTTGCCGCTGCATTTACGTTATCGGTCATGTTGGTGCTGGTAAAATTGGCGAATGAAAGCGGTGTCGGTCTCGTCGAAATTTTGTTTTGGAGGCAATTGCCCACGGTCCCGATTTTGCTGGCGTGGTTTGCGTTCCGTAACAATCTACATCGTCTGAATTCGAAGCGGTTGGGCAAACATTTTCAACGCGCGATCCTCGGCCTTGGCGGCATGTTTTTGAACTTTGGTGCGGTCACACTGCTGCCGCTGGCAGAGGCGACAACCTTCAATTTCACCTCCGCGATCTGGGCAGTCATCCTTTCGGCAATCTTGCTACGCGAGAAAGTCGGAATCTGGCGTTGGAGTGCGGTGATGATGGGGTTTGCCGGAGTGGTTGTAATCGCCCAGCCGGGAAACAGCCATATCCCGCTGTTTGGGGCAATGGTTGCGCTGGGCGCGGCCTTCATGATCGCGCTGATATCAATCCAGATCAGGGACCTCACACGCACCGAAGATTCATTGATCATCGTGTTCTATTTTGCCTTGTTCAGCCTGCCGTTTCTTGCGGTAGGCCTTCCATTTTCCGATGGCGCTGAAACTGCTCACCAATGGAAATTGCTCGCTGCATTGGCAGCGTCGGGCTTGCTCGGCCAATTCCTATTGACCGCCGCACTGCGTTTCGGCGCTGTCTCTAGCGTAATTGTGATGGATTATTCGTCGCTTATCTGGGCAACATTGTTCGGATGGCTATTTTTCGAAAGACTGCCCCCTGCTATAACTTGGGTCGGCGCGCCATTGATTGTCGCAGCCGGTCTGACCATCGCTTGGCGTGAACACATTCTGTCAAAGCAGAAAGCGGTCGCGGCAATCGATGGCTAA